A single window of Ischnura elegans chromosome 8, ioIscEleg1.1, whole genome shotgun sequence DNA harbors:
- the LOC124163500 gene encoding peptide methionine sulfoxide reductase isoform X1: MLGSLLSALKRGSLFSWVVANRSAVIGNVMSSMMHEVDVDTKKATFAMGCFWEPDVLFGSFKGVIRTRVGYTGGTKKGPSYKSLGDHTEAIDVDYDPTAVDYKELLGVFWENHDPSIRMTRQYSSFIYYHDGDQKKLAEESLAERKAKGAVLTQIVPASEFYDAEGYHQKYRLQQHPWLVEAIGLSQNDQKSLTRSHVAARLNGYIFGRGGKEQLEADIVRLGLNEKIADYVRKYYLKFEGRGLTC; the protein is encoded by the exons ATGTTAGGTTCCCTTTTGTCTGCTTTAAAAAGAGGAAGTTTGTTTAGTTGGGTTGTCGCGAATAGAAGTGCCGTTATAGGAAAT GTTATGAGCAGCATGATGCACGAAGTTGATGTTGACACGAAGAAGGCTACTTTTGCTATGGGCTGCTTCTGGGAGCCCGATGTTCTATTTGGGTCTTTCAAAGGAGTGATTAGAACGAGGGTGGGCTACACTGGAGGAACTAAAAAAGGCCCTTCTTACAAAAGCTT AGGAGACCACACCGAAGCCATTGACGTTGACTATGACCCTACAGCAGTTGACTACAAGGAGTTACTTGGTGTATTTTGGGAAAACCATGACCCGTCAATTCGGATGACTCGCCAG TATTCATCTTTTATTTACTACCATGATGGTGACCAAAAGAAACTTGCTGAGGAGTCACTTGCAGAAAGAAAGGCCAAAGGGGCAGTTCTTACTCAAATAGTACCAGCATCGGAATTTTATGATGCTGAAGG CTATCATCAGAAGTACCGGCTCCAGCAACATCCTTGGCTGGTAGAAGCAATAGGTCTGTCGCAAAATGATCAGAAATCTTTGACCCGCTCTCATGTTGCAGCCCGTCTCAATGGATACATATTTGGCAGAGGAGGCAAAGAACAACTGGAGGCAGATATTGTTCGTCTCGgtctaaatgaaaaaatagctGACTATGTGAGAAAGTACTATTTGAAGTTTGAAGGACGAGGACTTACATGCTGA
- the LOC124163500 gene encoding peptide methionine sulfoxide reductase isoform X2: protein MSSMMHEVDVDTKKATFAMGCFWEPDVLFGSFKGVIRTRVGYTGGTKKGPSYKSLGDHTEAIDVDYDPTAVDYKELLGVFWENHDPSIRMTRQYSSFIYYHDGDQKKLAEESLAERKAKGAVLTQIVPASEFYDAEGYHQKYRLQQHPWLVEAIGLSQNDQKSLTRSHVAARLNGYIFGRGGKEQLEADIVRLGLNEKIADYVRKYYLKFEGRGLTC, encoded by the exons ATGAGCAGCATGATGCACGAAGTTGATGTTGACACGAAGAAGGCTACTTTTGCTATGGGCTGCTTCTGGGAGCCCGATGTTCTATTTGGGTCTTTCAAAGGAGTGATTAGAACGAGGGTGGGCTACACTGGAGGAACTAAAAAAGGCCCTTCTTACAAAAGCTT AGGAGACCACACCGAAGCCATTGACGTTGACTATGACCCTACAGCAGTTGACTACAAGGAGTTACTTGGTGTATTTTGGGAAAACCATGACCCGTCAATTCGGATGACTCGCCAG TATTCATCTTTTATTTACTACCATGATGGTGACCAAAAGAAACTTGCTGAGGAGTCACTTGCAGAAAGAAAGGCCAAAGGGGCAGTTCTTACTCAAATAGTACCAGCATCGGAATTTTATGATGCTGAAGG CTATCATCAGAAGTACCGGCTCCAGCAACATCCTTGGCTGGTAGAAGCAATAGGTCTGTCGCAAAATGATCAGAAATCTTTGACCCGCTCTCATGTTGCAGCCCGTCTCAATGGATACATATTTGGCAGAGGAGGCAAAGAACAACTGGAGGCAGATATTGTTCGTCTCGgtctaaatgaaaaaatagctGACTATGTGAGAAAGTACTATTTGAAGTTTGAAGGACGAGGACTTACATGCTGA